Sequence from the Halobaculum rubrum genome:
GCCTCGTCCGTCGTCTCGGTCGCCGTGTCGGTGATCGGCTGACTCTCGGTCGCGGTCGGCGTCTCGGTCTCCATCGCGGCCACGGCTTCCTCGCGCGACTGGAAGTCAGCCTCGGCGGCCGCCTCGGGGTGGAAGCCCTCGGTCAGCGTCCGCACGCCCATGACGACCGAGCGCGGGGCGGGCTGGTTCATCCAGTTGCGGTCAACGGAAACCGTGTTGTTGTTCTGCACCGCGGGCGTGCTCGCGTACGGCTCCTCACCGAGGAGGTACGACGAGTAGCCCGTGACGACGAGGTAGTCGGGCGCCAGCTCGAGGACGACCTCGTCGTTGATCTGCGGGTAGCCGGTGAGGTCGCGCTCGGCCGCGACGTTCGTGCCGCCGGCGGTGTCGATCATCGCGGAGATGAACGTCTCGCTGCCGGCGATGTAGCCGCCGCCGAGCGGGTACAGCACGCGCCTGTCCTCGGCGTCGGCGGTCGCCTCACGGGCGGTTTCGACGTTCGCGGTCATCCACGCGTTCGCCTCGGCGGCGCCCTCACAGTTGCCGGTGAGCCGGCCGGTGAGCGTCGTCTTCTCGCGTACGTCCTCGATCGTCGTCGCCCCGGAGAAGTGGAACACCGTCACCCCCGCGTCGCGCAGCGCCTGGATGGTCCCGGCGGAGGTCGCGTTCGGAGCGAGCACGAGGTCGGGGTTCGTGCCCACGACCTTCTCGACGCTCACGCCGAAGCCGGCCGCCGAGACGTTCGTCCGGGAGTCGGCGCCGTCGAGGTACAGCGCGAACTGGCTCACGCCGACGACCTGCGACTCGCCGCCGATCTCCCACATGGTCTGTGCCGCGCTGGGGTTCAGCGTCGTGACCCGCTCGGGGCGCTCCTCGAGCGTCACATCGGTTCCCGTCGCGTCCGTGACGGTGACCGGGAACTCGCAGGTCGCCCCCGTCTGTGCGCTCGATGCGTCGGCCGCGCCGAGCGCGGGGGACTCCCCGACGCCGCTCTGTCCGCCGTCCGATGCCGTTCCGGCGGCCGTCCCCGCGGCCGCGGCCCCGACCGCCGGGACCGCCGCGGCGACGACCAACAGCGTCGCGATCAACAGCGTCCGTGTCCGTCGTGTCACGTTCCCAGCGTCCGGATAAGACAATAAATATTTATCTAATGCAAGCGGCCTTGAGATCGTGACACGCGTCTGGCGCCGCACCGCCGGCTACTCGACTGCCCTCCTCGGGCTCCTCGTCGGAGTCGTGACGGCGAGCGCCGGCATCGGACCGGTGTCGATCCCCGCCGGAACCGTGGCGGCCGTCGTCGCCAACGCCGTCGCGGTCCCGGTGGGCCTCGAGTGGGCAGCCGACGCCGTCGGGGGCGGCGGGCCGTTGACCGCCGGCCTCCCCCTCCGCGTCGAGTTCGCGCACCCGTTCGCGTTCCCGGTGTCGAGCACACACGAGGCGATCGTCATGCGGGTTCGCCTCCCGCGGATCCTGCTTGCGGCGTTCGTCGGCGTCGGCCTCGCGTCCGCCGGCACGGTGATGCAGGGGTTCTTCCGCAACCCGATGGCGGACCCGGGGATCATCGGCGTCTCCTCGGGCGCGGCCGTCGGCGCCGTCTCGTGGATCGTCGCCCCCGCCGGAGTGCTGGCGCTGCTCGGGCCGCTCCGGCCGCTCCTGACCGACGGTGCCGGGCTCCAGATCGCCGCCTTCTGCGGCGCGCTCCTCGCGGGCTTCGGCGTCTACCTGATCGCCAGTCGCGACGGCCGGACGCCCGTGGCGACGCTGCTGCTCGCGGGCGTCGCAGTACAGACGTTTCTGGGGGCCGTGGTCTCGTATCTCCTGTTGCACTCCGGGGAGTCGATCCGCCGGGTGACGTACTGGCTGATGGGCCACCTCAGCGGCGCGAGTTGGTCGGAGGTGACCGCCGCCGCGGTGGTCGTCCCCGCGCTGACGCTCGTGTTGTTCGCGTACGCCCGGGACCTGAACGTGCTCTTACTCGGCGAGACGGACGCCGTCGCGCTCGGCGTCGACGCCGAGCGGAGCAAGCGCGTCCTGCTGGCCGTCTCCTCGGTGTTGACCGGCGCCGCGGTCGCCGTCTCGGGCGTCATCGGCTTCGTCGGCCTCATCGTCCCCCACGGCGTCCGCCTGCTCGTCGGCCCGGATCACCGAGTGCTCCTGCCGACGAGCGCGCTCGCGGGCGGGAGCTTCCTCGTCGCCGCCGACACCTTCGCGCGCTCGGGCGTCGCGGAGCTGCCGGTCGGGATCGTCACCGCCGCCGTGGGCGCTCCCTTCTTCCTGTACCTGCTGCGGACTCGGGAGGTGTACGACCTGTGAGCGATCGGATCGACGCCGGCGATGTGACGGGAGGAACTGACATCGACGCCGCCGGCGACCCCCCGATGATCGCCGTCCGCGATCTCGTCGTCTCCCGCGGCGGCGAGCGCGTCCTCGACGGCGTCTCGCTGTCGGTCGACCGCGGGGAGCTCGTGGGGCTCGTCGGCCCCAACGGCGCCGGCAAGACCACGCTCGTCGCCGCCGTGAACGGTACGCTCGGGATCGACGGGGGCACCGTCGAACTGGACGGCCGCGACCGCCGGGAACTGTCTCAACGCGAGGTCGCCCGTCGTGTCGCCACGGTCCCACAGAAGACGAACACGGCGTTCGAGTTCCCCGTCGAGGCGATCGTCGAGATGGGGCGAACCGCCTACGTCTCCCGGTTCGGGACGACGACCGAGGCCGACCGCGACGCCGTCGACCGGGCGATGGAGCGCGCCGAAGTCCGGGAATTCGCCGACCGCTCGGTGACGACGCTGTCGGGCGGCGAGCGCCAGCGCGTGCTGTTCGCCCGGGCGCTGGCCGCCGAGACGCCGGGCCTCCTGCTCGACGAACCGACCGCCAGCCTCGACATCAACCATCAGGTCCGGACGCTCGAACTCGTCCGGGAGAGCGTCGACGACGGCAAGGCCGCCCTCGCGGCGATCCACGACCTGAACCTCGCGGCGCGGGTGTGCGACCGGCTCGTGTTGCTCGCGGGCGGATCCGTCCGTGCGAGCGGAACCCCGCGGGAGGTTCTCTCGGACGACGCGCTCGCGGACGCGTTCGGCGTCCGCACGGCCATCAACGACGACCCCGCGGTCGGTTCCCCGATGGTGACGGCGCTGCGGGAAAGCGATCGAGACACGGGAGAGTCGTAGCGACGGGAGTCAATCGGATTTGTCCTAACGCACTCACAATTGTTATACCGGGCGCCGTGTCTCCTACTGGCATGCAGAAGTCATCGGCGACCCCACGCGGACCGGACTCACCCGAGCAGTCGGAGGTCGGTGCGTGAGACTCGTCCTCGTCGCCGGGACGACCGAGACCGCGGCGGAGCCGGGGATCAGCGCAGCCGGGGCCGACCCGGAGCTGATGCGTCACACGCCCGGAGCCGACCTCGACGTGGTCGTTCACGGCGAGCCGACGCTCGCGCCGGTCGTGCCGGTGAGCCCGACGGGCTGTCCCACGCCCGCGGTTGTGACGCGCGCGGCCAGGGAGCTGCTCGGGTTCGACGCGATCGGCGTCGACGCCGGGATCGCCGGCCGGACGGGGGCACCGGCCATCGACGTCGGCGAGGGACCCGGCGCGGACGTGCGGGAGCCGACGGCGGTCCCCGGCGCCGAGGGGACGTACGAGCGGGCGCGCGAACTCGGGGGCGCGCTCCCGGACGACCGGATCGTGATCGGGGAGACGATTCCGGGCGGCACGACCACCGCGCTCGGCGTGTTGACCGCGCTGGGCGAGGAGCCGGCGGTGTCGTCGTCGCTTCCGGAGAACCCCCTCGACCTGAAGCGGCGGGTCGTCGCCGCGGGACTCGACGCCGGCGGGCTCGCGCCCGGCGACGCTGCCGGCGACCCGCTTCGGGCGGTTACGGCCGTCGGCGACCCCGTACTCGCGGCGGTCGCCGGCCTGACGGCGGGCGCCGTGGAGTCGGACACGGAGGTGACGCTCGCCGGCGGGACGCAACTCGCCGCCGCCGCGGCGCTGGTCCGTCACGCGGGCGTCGACGCGCCGCTGACGCTCGCGACCACGTCGTTCGTCGCGGACGACGGCTCCGCCGGGATCGCCGGGCTCGCCGACTCACTGAGCGTCGACCTGACCGTCACGGACCCCGGGTTCGACGGGGTCGAGCATCCCGCGATGGCGGCGTACGTCGCCGGCGAGGCGAAGGAGGGTGTCGGCATGGGCGGGGCGCTCCACCTCGTCGAGGAGTCGGCCGCCTCGATGGCCGACCTCCGCGAGCGGATCGTCGACGTGTACGACCGCCTGCTCGCGGGAGCCGACGCCTCCGAGGGGGCCGTTGAGGGGTCGCCCGATGGGGCGGGGACGGCGCCGGAGGGGGAGCCGTGAGGGGACTCGTCCTCGGCGGCACCGCCTCCGGCGTGGGCAAGACCGTCGCGACGCTGTCGGCCATCCGGGCGCTCGACGCCGCCGGCTACGCTGTCCAGCCGGCGAAGGCGGGCCCGGACTTCATCGACCCGAGCCACCACGAGCGCATCGCCGGCACCCCCTCTCGGACGCTCGACGTCTGGATGCAGGGAGAGGAGGGCCTCCGCCGGAACTACTATCGCGGCGGCTCCGACGGGTGCGACCCGTCTTCGCGGGGGACGTCGTCCCCCGCCCTCTGCGTGGTCGAGGGCGTCATGGGGCTGTACGACGGCGACGGGTCCAGCACGGCCCGGGTCGCCGAGGCGCTCGACCTTCCGGTTGTGCTCGTCGTCGACGCGAGCGCGGGGATGGAAAGCGTCGCCGCGACGTCGCTGGGCTTTCGCGAGTACGCCGCCCACGCCGGCCGCGACATCGACGTGGCGGGCGTGATCGCCCAGCGCGCCCACGGCGGGCGCCACGAGCGGGGGATCCGCGACGCGCTGCCCGAGGGGATCGCCTACCTCGGACGGATCCCCCCGAACCCGGATCTGGCGATCCCCGACCGGCACCTCGGGCTCCACATGGGCGAGGAGTCGCCCCTTCCCGGCGAGGCGCTCGATTCCGCGGCCGACCACCTCGACGCCGAGGCGCTGGCCGACCTCGCGCGCGAGCCGCCGCGACCGATCGGGCGCGACTCGCGACCGCCCGAGCGTGACTCCGGATCCCCGACCGGGAAGCGCGTCGCGGTCGCCGACGACGCCGCCTTCGCGTTCCACTACCCGGCGGCGCTGGAGCGCCTCCGGGAGCGCGCCGAGGTGGAGACGTTCGCGCCGACCCGCGGCGACGCGCTGCCCGAGTGCGACGCCGTCTACCTCCCCGGGGGCTACCCCGAACTCCACGCGCCCGCGCTCGCCGACAGCGACGCGCTCGACGACCTCGCGGACAGAGCGGCGGAGGGCCTCCCCGTGCTCGGGGAGTGCGGCGGACTGATGGCGCTCGCGGAGACGCTGACGACCGCCGACGGCGACACACACGGGATGGCAGGCGTCCTCCCGGCGGACGTGCGGATGCACGACCGGTATCAAGCGCTCGACCACGTCGAGCTTCGCGCCCGCGACGACACGCTCACCGCCCGAGCGGGCGAGACCCGCCGCGGCCACGAGTTCCACTACTCCTCGGCCGAGGTGGCCGACGACGCCCGCTTCGCCTTCGAGGTGGTCCGGGGCGACGGCATCGCCGACGGAATGGACGGCCTGACCGAGCACCGGACGCTCGGCACGTACGCGCACGTCCACCCCGAGAGCGGCGCGTTCGACTCGTTCCTGGAGGCGATCTGAGGTGGGGGCGGGCGGGTCGGGCGGCGCCGTCGAGGACGACGCGGGCGGTCACGGCGGCATCGCCGCCGTCTCGTTCGACCTGTTCGGCACCCTCGTCGACGCCGACACGCCCGACGATCCGGCCGCGGCCGTCGCCGCCGAGCTCCGCGATCGGGGCGTCGCCGTCCCCGACGACTGGGCCGACGCGTACGCCGAGCCACACTTGGAGTACACGGCGGGGGTCGAACGACCGCTCCATCACCACGTCGCGGCCGCGCTGGCGAGCCGCGGCCCCGAGCACGAGGCGCGTCCGTTCGTGGACGACGCCGCGGTGGCCGTCCGCGCGGCGTTCGATCGCCCGGTCGAGACGCGACCCGGCGCCGCCGAGGCGGTCGCGACGCTGTCCGAAACGTACCCCGTCGGCGTCCTGTCGAACTGCAGCGTTCCCGGGCTCGTCGGGCGGACGCTGGAGCGGTCGGTCGTGGACGCCGGGGACCTCGACGCCGTGACCGCCAGCGTCGAGTGCGGGTGGCGAAAGCCCGACGCGCGGGCGTTCGAGGCGGTCGCCGCCGACCTCGGCACACCAGTCGGGCGGCTGCTCCACGTCGGCGACGACCCGGAGACCGACGGCGGGGCGACCGACGCCGGCGCGCGGTTCGTCCCGGTCGGGGAGGTGTCGCTTCCGGAACTGCCGTCGGTCGTCGCGGAGCGATGGGGCTGACCGCCCTCGCTGCCGTCGGGCTGGCGGCGACGCTCGACGCCGCGTTCGCGGAGCCGCCGAGTCGCGTGCATCCGATCGCGCTGTTCGGGCGGGTCGTCGGCGCCGTCGAGCGCGAGTGGACCCGACCGCGGGCCGTCGGGGTCGCCGTCGCGGTCGTCCTGCCGCTGGCGGTCGCGGCGGTCGCGTGGGGGGTCGTCACCGGCGCCGGTGTTCTCGGGGGCAGCGGGGGCGTCACCCCCGTCGCCACTGCGGTGGTCGCGGGACTCGCGCTGTTCTCGCTCACGAGCCTGCGGATGCTCGTCGCCGTCGCGAGCGAGGTGGTCGACGCGGCCGAGCGCGACGCCGACGCCGCCCGCGAGTCGGCGATCGCGCTCGTCGGCCGGGACACGTCGTCGCTGTCGGCCGCGGAGATCCGGAGCGCCGCCGTCGAGAGCGCCGCCGAGAACCTCGCGGACGGACTCGTCGCACCCCTGCTGGCGTTCGCGATCGGCGCGCAGGGCTCGGTCGCCGTCGGCGTCGCGGCCGCCGCCTGGGTGAAGGGCGTGAACACGCTCGACTCGATGCTCGGCTATCCTGACAGGCCGGTCGGCACCGCGAGCGCCCGCCTCGACGACGCGGTTATGTGGGTGCCCGCCCGCGTCTCGGCCGTGTTGCTCGCCGTCGCCGCCGGGTCGCCGCGGTCGCTCGTCGACGCCCGACGCTGGGTGCGCGTCCCCGCCTCGCCCAACTCCGGGTGGCCGATGGCGACCGCCGCGGCCGCCCTCGGCGTCCGACTTGAGAAGTCCGGCGCGTACACGCTGAACTCCGACGCCGCACTCCCCTCGCTCGACGAGGCGCGGCGAGGCGTCCGCGCGGTCGCCGTCGCGGGGGCGCTGGCGTTCCTGCTCGCCGGAGCGGCCGTGGCGGTGGCGAGGGTGGGGCCGTGACTCCGAGCCCCATCGCCGCCGTCGCGGGCGCGCTCGGGTTCCTCTCCCGCGTCCCCGTCGGCCACAGCGACGCGCGCTGGGACGCGTTCCGGCGGACGCCGGCAGCGATCCCGGCCGTCGGCTACCCGATCGGCGCGCTGCTCGCGCTCCCGATCGCGGCGGTCGCGCTGGCGCCCGGCGGGATCGGCGCCGCCGTCCCGACCGAGACGGTCGCGGTGGTGTTCGTCGCGTGGCTGTACGCAGTCACCGGGATCACCCACCTCGACGGCGTCGCGGACCTGGGCGACGCGGCCGTCGTCCACGGCGACGCCGAGCGTCGTCTGGAGGTACTGAAGGACAGTTCCCTCGGCGTCGGCGGGGCGCTCGCGCTCGCGGTGGTCGTCCTCGGGCTCGCGGCCGGGGCCGCGCTGGTCGTCGACCTCGCACGGGTCGCCCCGCTGCCCGCCGTCGGCCTCGTGATCGGCGCCGAGGTCGCCGCGAAGGCGGCGACGGCGGCGCTCGTCTGTGTCGGCGAGGCACCCCACGGGGGGCTCGGCTCCGCGCTGACGGCCGAGTCCGGACCCCGTTCGCTCGTGTGGGTCGGGGCAGTGGCGGCGCCCGTCGCGCTCGTGGGGTGGCCCGCGCTTGCGCCCGGGATCGCCGTCCTCGTCGCCGCCGCCCTCGTCGCCGCCGCGGCGCTGTGGTGGGCGAGCGCTCGGATCGGCGGCGTCAGCGGCGACGTGCTCGGTGCGACGAACGAGATCTCCCGAGTCGTCGGGCTGCACATGGGGGTGATCGCGTGGACGCTCTCGTGATGTGCGGCGGCCGGGGCACCCGCCTCGGAGCGGTCGGCGCCGACACCGAGAAGCCGCTGGTCGAGATCGGCGGCGTTCCGATGGTCGACCGTGTGCTCATGGCGCTCGCCGAAAGTCGGATCGAGGGCGTCCACGCCGTCGTCTCGCCGCACACGCCCGCGACCGCGACACACCTCATCGGACGTGATGACCTGACGGTCATCGAGGCCCCCGGCGACGGCTACGTTTCCGACCTCGGCTACGCGCTGGATCGGGTCGGCCGACCCGTGCTCACCGTCGCGAGCGACCTTCCGCTGCTCACGGCCGGGACGGTCGACCGCGCGGTCGACGCCGCCGGCGGCGACGATGCTTGCGCTTCCGGGTCCGGCGGCGCGGCCGCGTCGCTGACGGTGTACGTCCCCGTCGACCGCAAGCGGGAAGTCGGGGCGAGCGTCGACGAGCGGACGACGACTGTCGACGGCCGCAAGGTCGTGCCCACCGGGCTGAACGTCGTCGGCGACGAGGACGGAGAGCCTGTCGACGAAAGCGCGCTCGTCGTCGCCGACGAGCGCCTCGCGGTGAACGTGAACCGCCCGCGAGACCTGCGCGTCGCCGAGGCGCTCCTGCGTCGTCGACGCGAGAGAACCGAGACAGTGCCCGACCACCACGACCACGGAGACCACCCATGAACTTCGATACCGCACGCGACACGCCCCGAACACCCCACGGCAGCAGCGACGACCCCGACGTGCTCGACTTCAGCGCGAACACCAACCCGCACGTCCCCGACGGCGCCGAGGCGGCCTACCGCGACGCCTTCGAGGCGGCCCGGACGTACCCACGGGAGCCGCCCGCGGAGTATCGCCGGGCGGCCGCCGAGTACGTCGACTGCGACCGGAAGGAGGTGATCCCCACACCCGGGGGGCTGGCGGCGATCCGGCTGACGATCGATCTCGCCGTGGAGCCGGGCGACTCGGTCGCGGTGCCGTCCCCGAGCTTCGGGGAGTACGCCCGCGAGGTGCGCCTGCAGGGCGGCGAGCAGTCGTTCGTTCCGCAAGACGAGATACTGGAGACCGACCCCGCCGAACACGCGCTCGCGATCGTCTGTAACCCGAACAACCCGACCGGGAACGCCTACGGGGACGACGACCTGCGGGCGTTCGCCGCGCGGTGCCGGAAGGCGGGGACGCCGCTGCTGGTCGACGAGGCGTTCCTCGGGTTCACCGACCGCCCGTCGCTGTCGGGGATGGACGGCGTGATCGTCGCTCGCTCGCTGACGAAGCTGTTCGGGCTGCCGGGCATCCGCGCGGGGTTCGCCGTCGCGACCGGCGACTGGGGGGAGATGCTGGCGAACGCCCGTCGCACCTGGAACCTCGGGGCGCCAGCGCTCGCGACCGGCGCCCACTGCATGCGACAGACGGCGTTCGTCGAGCGCGCTCGCGAGCGCGTCGCCGCCGAGCGCGAGCGCATGCGCGCGGCGCTTTCGGAGGCGGGATACGGCGTCCACCCCTCGGACGCGCCGTATCTCCTGCTCGATGTCGGCGACCGCGGGGTCGACGCGGTCGTCGAGGGCGCCGGCGAGGCCGGGATCGCGATCCGCGACGCGACGACGTTCCGCGGGCTCGACTCCCACGTCCGGGTGGCGGTCCGGACGCCCGCCGAGAACGACCGCCTGTTGGAGGTGCTCCGTGGGCTTTGAGACCGCGGTCGCCGACGGCGTCCTCCGCCTGCGCCGCCCCGACACGCGCTGGCTCTCGACCGGCTGGGACGGCGGCTTCGCGGACGCCCCGGCGGCGTACAACGTCTCGGTCCCCGAGGGCTGGGAGCGGACCGACCTCGACGCGTACGCCACCGAAAGGCTCGCTGACGCCGGGTTCGCGGGAACGGGAGGCGACCCCGCGGGTCCGGCGCTCCTGACGGGCGTCGACATGCCCCACGCGCGGGTCGCGCGCTCCGGCTCCGTCGTCGCGGTCGCGACCGCGGGGGTGTCGAACCCCGCGGCGCTGCCGATGGCGGCGGACTCGGAGGACGCCGGCGCTCCCACGCCGGAGACGGACGCCGAACGCGGCAGCGACGGCGTCGGCCGTGGCACCGTGAACGTCCTCGTCGCGACGACCCGGCGGCTCGACGACGGCGCGCTCGCGAACCTCGTCGCGGTCGCCGCGGAGGCGAAGGCCGCGACCCTGCTCGCGACGACGGGCTTCCCGGGCACGACGACCGACGCGGTCGTCGCCGGCAGCGCGCGCGACGGCGAACCCGCGACGTTCTCGGGGAGCGCGACGCCGGTCGGGAGCGCCGCCCGGGTGTGCGTCCGCGACGCCGTTCGCGCGAGCCTCGAGTCACGGTACGCCGCCGGCGACGCGACCGTTCCGGACTCAGTCGCCGACGCCGAGCACGGCGTCGTTACCGACCGCGAGGCGGAGGTGACGCGACCGTGAGCCGCCCCCGGCGGACCGACTGCATCCGAACTGGCCCCGTCCTCGCCGACCCGGGATCGTTTGCCGATCCACACCGTACGAGACACCCATGACAGACACGAACGCCGCCCCCGACGACGAGGAACGTACCGCCGACCGAGACGAAGAACGCGACGGGGATCCTCGCGCCCGGACGCCCGGGAAAGGGGTTACTCCCGCCGCACGCGACATCGACGCGAGTGCGCCCGAGGAGTTCGGGCTGGTGCAGACGTGGTGGGGCGACGGGAAGGGCAAGACGACGGCCGCGTTGGGGATGGCGTTCCGTGCCGCCGGCCACGGCTACCGGGTGCACCTCCTCCAGTTCATGAAAGGCGGCGCCGACAGCGTCGAGGACGTCCGCGGCGAGTACAACGCCATCGCCGCGATCCCGGGGATCACCTACGAGAACTCCGGCCACTACGGCTGGCACGCGATGGCCGACGGCACCGACGAGGACGACCACGCCGCCCGCGCTGCTGCGGGGTTCGAGCGTGCCCGCGAACTGGTCGACGGCTGGGCGGACGCCGACCTGACCGCGCCGCTTCCGCTCGACGGCGACCCGGAGGACGGCGCGCACATGCTCGTCCTCGACGAGGTGGTGTACGCCGTCAACCGCGGGTTGGTCGACCCGGACGACCTGCTCGAACTGGTCGAGTCCAAACCCGACGCCCTCGAACTCGTCCTCACGGGCGGCCACGAGGAGCCCGAGTACCTCGCCGACGCCTCGGACCTGATCACGAACGTTCGCAAGGTGAAACACCCCTTCGACGAGGGCCACCGCGCCCGCAAGGGCACCGAGTACTGATGGCCGGGGGTGAGCGCGGGAGCGCGGAGGACGGCGACGGGGTTCTCGGGGACGCGGCCGGTCGCTGCGACGCCGGCGACGGTGACCGCGACCACGCCGCCACCCTCCTCGTCGCCGGCACGGCGAGCCACGTCGGCAAGAGCACCGTCGTGGCGGGGCTGTGCCGTCGCCTCGCCGACGCCGGCGTGTCGGTCGCGCCGTTCAAGGCGCAGAACATGAGCAACAACGCCCGCGCGGCGCTCACGGCCGACGGCGACTGGGGAGAGATCGGCGTCTCGCAGTTCGTGCAGGCTCGTGCGGCGAGGATCACGCCGACGACGGACACGAACCCCGTCCTGCTCAAGCCCCGCGGCGAGGGCGAGAGCCAGCTCGTGATCGACGGCGAAGCGATCGGCCACTACGGGGCCGGAACCTACTACGACGAGCACTGGGAGATCTCGCGGGGGGCCGCGCGCAATGCGTACGACCGACTCGCGGCCGACCACGACGTGATCGTCGCCGAGGGCGCCGGGTCGATCGCCGAGATCAACCTCCACGACCGCGACCTCGCGAACGTCGAGACCGCCCGGTTCGGGGACGCGTCCATCCTCCTGCTGGGCGACATCGAGCGCGGCGGCGTGTTCGCCAGCCTCTACGGCACGCTCGAACTGCTGCCCGGGGACCTCCGCGGGCGCGTCGCGGCGACGGCGATCACGAAGTTCCGCGGCGACGCCTCCCTCCTCGAACCGGGGATCGAGGAGCTGGAGGCGCGGACGGGCGTGCCCGTCGCGGCGGTGCTCCCGTACGACGACCCCGGGCTTCCCGAGGAGGACAGCGTCGCCCTCCCCGACGAGGACACCCGGGCGGTCGTCGGCGACGACGACGGCGTCGCCGACGCGGCCGCGGTGACGGTCGCGGTGCCGCGCCTCCCGCGAGTGTCGAACTTCTCCGACCTGGACCCGCTCGCGCGCACGCCTGGCGTCCGGGTCGCGTACGTCCCTCTCGACGCCGACCTCGCGGACGCCCACGCGGTTGTGCTCCCGGGCACGAAGAACACCGTCGACGACCTGCTGGCGCTGCGGGATGCGGGCCTCGACGAGCGACTCCGGGCGTTCGACGGCCCGATCGTCGGGGTCTGCGGCGGCTACCAGCTGCTCGGCGAGCGGATCACGAACGCGGCCATGGAGGGAACCGGCGACGCCGACGAGGTCGCCGGGATGGGCCTGCTCCCGGTCGAGACGCGCTTTCGCGAGGACAAGCGCGTCCGGGAGACGACCGTCCCGGCCGACGGCGCCGGCCCGCTCGCGGACGTGACCGGGACGGTGTCGGGCTACGAGATCCACATGGGACGGACGGAGCCCGTGGACGATGACGGCGTCGAGACGCCGCTTGAGCCGGGGAGCGCCGCCGTCGGCGACGTGCTCGGCACGTACCTCCACGACGTGTTCGCGACCGAGACCGTTCGGGAGGCGTTCGTCGACGCCGTCTTCGCCCACGCGGGTCGCGAGCGTCCCGCCGAGCCCACCGCCGCGCGCGACCCGTACGAGGCCGCCGCGGCGCTCGTCGCCGACCTCGACGTGTCGGCCCTGCTCGGCGGCGACGTGCACGCGATCTCGGAGTCGAACGCGGACCGGTAGCCCTTTTCGCGCGGCCGGCCGAGGCCGGGTATGCCCACGCCGTGCGTCCGCGCCCCCGTCCGCGAGGGCGAGGCGACGAGAGCCGCGCTCGCCGAGCGCGACCTGCTCGACGGCGACCGCGAG
This genomic interval carries:
- a CDS encoding cobyrinic acid a,c-diamide synthase encodes the protein MRGLVLGGTASGVGKTVATLSAIRALDAAGYAVQPAKAGPDFIDPSHHERIAGTPSRTLDVWMQGEEGLRRNYYRGGSDGCDPSSRGTSSPALCVVEGVMGLYDGDGSSTARVAEALDLPVVLVVDASAGMESVAATSLGFREYAAHAGRDIDVAGVIAQRAHGGRHERGIRDALPEGIAYLGRIPPNPDLAIPDRHLGLHMGEESPLPGEALDSAADHLDAEALADLAREPPRPIGRDSRPPERDSGSPTGKRVAVADDAAFAFHYPAALERLRERAEVETFAPTRGDALPECDAVYLPGGYPELHAPALADSDALDDLADRAAEGLPVLGECGGLMALAETLTTADGDTHGMAGVLPADVRMHDRYQALDHVELRARDDTLTARAGETRRGHEFHYSSAEVADDARFAFEVVRGDGIADGMDGLTEHRTLGTYAHVHPESGAFDSFLEAI
- a CDS encoding PGF-CTERM-anchored ABC transporter substrate-binding protein, with amino-acid sequence MTRRTRTLLIATLLVVAAAVPAVGAAAAGTAAGTASDGGQSGVGESPALGAADASSAQTGATCEFPVTVTDATGTDVTLEERPERVTTLNPSAAQTMWEIGGESQVVGVSQFALYLDGADSRTNVSAAGFGVSVEKVVGTNPDLVLAPNATSAGTIQALRDAGVTVFHFSGATTIEDVREKTTLTGRLTGNCEGAAEANAWMTANVETAREATADAEDRRVLYPLGGGYIAGSETFISAMIDTAGGTNVAAERDLTGYPQINDEVVLELAPDYLVVTGYSSYLLGEEPYASTPAVQNNNTVSVDRNWMNQPAPRSVVMGVRTLTEGFHPEAAAEADFQSREEAVAAMETETPTATESQPITDTATETTDEARTTSAGATATSGPGFGVAIAVLAVLGSALLARRGR
- a CDS encoding ABC transporter ATP-binding protein, which codes for MSDRIDAGDVTGGTDIDAAGDPPMIAVRDLVVSRGGERVLDGVSLSVDRGELVGLVGPNGAGKTTLVAAVNGTLGIDGGTVELDGRDRRELSQREVARRVATVPQKTNTAFEFPVEAIVEMGRTAYVSRFGTTTEADRDAVDRAMERAEVREFADRSVTTLSGGERQRVLFARALAAETPGLLLDEPTASLDINHQVRTLELVRESVDDGKAALAAIHDLNLAARVCDRLVLLAGGSVRASGTPREVLSDDALADAFGVRTAINDDPAVGSPMVTALRESDRDTGES
- a CDS encoding HAD family hydrolase; this encodes MAAVSFDLFGTLVDADTPDDPAAAVAAELRDRGVAVPDDWADAYAEPHLEYTAGVERPLHHHVAAALASRGPEHEARPFVDDAAVAVRAAFDRPVETRPGAAEAVATLSETYPVGVLSNCSVPGLVGRTLERSVVDAGDLDAVTASVECGWRKPDARAFEAVAADLGTPVGRLLHVGDDPETDGGATDAGARFVPVGEVSLPELPSVVAERWG
- the btuC gene encoding vitamin B12 ABC transporter permease BtuC, translating into MTRVWRRTAGYSTALLGLLVGVVTASAGIGPVSIPAGTVAAVVANAVAVPVGLEWAADAVGGGGPLTAGLPLRVEFAHPFAFPVSSTHEAIVMRVRLPRILLAAFVGVGLASAGTVMQGFFRNPMADPGIIGVSSGAAVGAVSWIVAPAGVLALLGPLRPLLTDGAGLQIAAFCGALLAGFGVYLIASRDGRTPVATLLLAGVAVQTFLGAVVSYLLLHSGESIRRVTYWLMGHLSGASWSEVTAAAVVVPALTLVLFAYARDLNVLLLGETDAVALGVDAERSKRVLLAVSSVLTGAAVAVSGVIGFVGLIVPHGVRLLVGPDHRVLLPTSALAGGSFLVAADTFARSGVAELPVGIVTAAVGAPFFLYLLRTREVYDL
- the cobT gene encoding nicotinate mononucleotide-dependent phosphoribosyltransferase CobT; the encoded protein is MRLVLVAGTTETAAEPGISAAGADPELMRHTPGADLDVVVHGEPTLAPVVPVSPTGCPTPAVVTRAARELLGFDAIGVDAGIAGRTGAPAIDVGEGPGADVREPTAVPGAEGTYERARELGGALPDDRIVIGETIPGGTTTALGVLTALGEEPAVSSSLPENPLDLKRRVVAAGLDAGGLAPGDAAGDPLRAVTAVGDPVLAAVAGLTAGAVESDTEVTLAGGTQLAAAAALVRHAGVDAPLTLATTSFVADDGSAGIAGLADSLSVDLTVTDPGFDGVEHPAMAAYVAGEAKEGVGMGGALHLVEESAASMADLRERIVDVYDRLLAGADASEGAVEGSPDGAGTAPEGEP
- a CDS encoding CobD/CbiB family cobalamin biosynthesis protein, whose amino-acid sequence is MGLTALAAVGLAATLDAAFAEPPSRVHPIALFGRVVGAVEREWTRPRAVGVAVAVVLPLAVAAVAWGVVTGAGVLGGSGGVTPVATAVVAGLALFSLTSLRMLVAVASEVVDAAERDADAARESAIALVGRDTSSLSAAEIRSAAVESAAENLADGLVAPLLAFAIGAQGSVAVGVAAAAWVKGVNTLDSMLGYPDRPVGTASARLDDAVMWVPARVSAVLLAVAAGSPRSLVDARRWVRVPASPNSGWPMATAAAALGVRLEKSGAYTLNSDAALPSLDEARRGVRAVAVAGALAFLLAGAAVAVARVGP